A genomic segment from Pseudomonas mendocina encodes:
- the gmhB gene encoding D-glycero-beta-D-manno-heptose 1,7-bisphosphate 7-phosphatase, translating into MFMKLLILDRDGVINQDSDAYIKTLDEWIPIPSSIAAIARLSKAGWTVAVATNQSGIARGYYDLATLESMHARLRQLVAEQGGEVGLIVHCPHGPDDGCECRKPKPGMLKQIAAHYATDLAGIWFVGDTSGDLQAALAVDCQPVLVKTGKGERTLAKPLPPGTLVFDDLAAVADRLLS; encoded by the coding sequence CTGTTCATGAAGTTACTCATCCTCGACCGCGACGGTGTCATCAACCAAGACTCCGACGCCTATATCAAGACGCTCGACGAATGGATTCCGATCCCCTCGTCGATCGCCGCTATCGCACGCCTGTCCAAGGCGGGCTGGACGGTGGCCGTGGCCACCAACCAGTCCGGCATCGCCCGTGGCTATTACGACCTGGCGACCCTGGAGTCGATGCACGCGCGCCTGCGCCAGCTGGTGGCCGAGCAGGGCGGCGAAGTCGGCCTGATCGTCCACTGCCCGCACGGCCCGGATGATGGCTGCGAGTGCCGCAAGCCAAAACCGGGCATGCTCAAACAGATCGCTGCGCACTACGCCACGGATCTGGCAGGAATCTGGTTCGTCGGCGATACCAGCGGTGACCTGCAGGCCGCGCTGGCCGTCGATTGTCAGCCTGTGCTGGTGAAAACCGGCAAGGGCGAACGTACCCTGGCCAAGCCGTTGCCGCCAGGAACCCTGGTATTCGACGATCTGGCGGCTGTCGCCGATCGACTGCTCTCATAA
- a CDS encoding lysophospholipid acyltransferase family protein codes for MAILQAFRVTLFYLLLSSSSFFWCLISLVVAPLLPFRQRYRFVVQAWCSCAVWLAKVIVGIRYDVRGVENIPERPCVILANHQSTWETFFLSAYFEPLSQVVKRELLRVPFFGWGMALLKPIAIDRSNPKAALKQLAKQGDERLKQGAWVLVFPEGTRIPPGQIGKFSRGGTALAVNAGLPVLPIAHNAGEFWPKAGWGKRSGTIQVIIGKPMYAEGEGPRAIAELNERAFQWACQQQAELRGEEPQLSRLGETA; via the coding sequence ATGGCGATCCTGCAGGCTTTCAGAGTCACGCTTTTCTACCTGCTGCTGTCGTCCAGCTCGTTCTTCTGGTGCCTGATCAGCCTGGTGGTCGCCCCCTTGCTGCCATTCCGCCAACGCTACCGCTTCGTCGTCCAGGCCTGGTGCAGCTGCGCGGTGTGGCTGGCCAAGGTGATCGTCGGCATCCGCTATGACGTGCGTGGCGTGGAAAACATCCCCGAGCGCCCCTGCGTGATCCTCGCCAACCACCAGAGCACCTGGGAAACCTTCTTCCTCTCCGCCTATTTCGAGCCGCTGTCACAGGTGGTCAAGCGCGAGCTGCTGCGCGTGCCGTTTTTCGGCTGGGGCATGGCGCTGCTCAAGCCCATCGCCATCGACCGCAGCAACCCCAAAGCCGCACTCAAGCAGTTGGCCAAGCAGGGCGACGAGCGTCTCAAGCAGGGCGCCTGGGTACTGGTATTCCCCGAAGGTACACGCATTCCCCCAGGGCAGATCGGCAAGTTTTCCCGTGGCGGCACGGCCCTGGCGGTGAATGCCGGCCTGCCGGTACTGCCCATCGCGCACAATGCCGGCGAGTTCTGGCCCAAGGCGGGCTGGGGCAAACGCTCGGGCACCATCCAGGTGATCATCGGCAAGCCGATGTACGCCGAAGGCGAGGGCCCGCGCGCCATCGCCGAACTCAATGAACGTGCCTTCCAGTGGGCCTGCCAGCAGCAGGCCGAACTGCGGGGCGAAGAACCGCAGCTGAGCCGCCTGGGCGAAACGGCCTGA
- the glyS gene encoding glycine--tRNA ligase subunit beta: protein MSAKDFLVELGTEELPPKALKSLGDAFLAGIEKGLKAAGLGYAASRVYAAPRRLAVLIEQLEEQQADRSMNLDGPPIQAAFDADGNPTQAALGFARKCGVDIAEIDRSGAKLRFAQHIPGQPAVSLLPTIVQDSLDDLPIPKRMRWAARRDEFVRPTQWLVMLFGDAVVDCEILAQKAGRVSRGHRFHANRDVRISSPASYAEDLRSAYVLADFAERREIISRRVDELAAAEQGTAIVPPALLDEVTALVEWPVPLVCSFEERFLEVPQEALISTMQDNQKYFCLLDANGKLLPRFITVANVESKDPAQIVSGNEKVVRPRLTDAEFFFKQDKKQKLEGFNQRLANVVFQAQLGSVFDKAQRVSALAGFIAREVGGDAQRAARAGLLSKCDLATEMVGEFPEMQGIAGYYYALNDGEPQDVALALNEQYMPRGAGAELPSTLTGAAVAVADKLDTLVGIFGIGMLPTGSKDPYALRRAALGVLRILIEKGLDLDLAAAVDFAVAQYAGKVKTDGLAAQVLEFIFDRLRARYEDEGIEVAVYQAVRAVNPTSPLDFDQRVQAVQAFRKLPQAAALAAANKRVSNLLSKAEGGVAAQVEAHYFDNPSEFALHAAIQQADHAVQPLAAARQYSEALAKLASLREPVDAFFEAVLVNAEDPRVRANRYALLARLRGLFLGVADISVLG, encoded by the coding sequence ATGAGTGCGAAAGATTTCCTGGTCGAACTGGGCACCGAAGAGCTGCCACCGAAGGCCCTGAAGAGCCTCGGCGATGCCTTCCTCGCCGGTATCGAGAAAGGCCTCAAGGCCGCCGGCCTGGGCTATGCAGCGAGCCGCGTGTACGCCGCGCCGCGTCGCCTGGCGGTGCTGATCGAGCAGCTCGAGGAGCAGCAGGCCGACCGCAGCATGAACCTCGACGGCCCGCCCATCCAGGCCGCCTTCGACGCCGACGGCAACCCGACCCAGGCCGCTCTGGGCTTCGCCCGCAAGTGCGGCGTGGACATCGCCGAGATCGACCGCAGCGGGGCGAAACTGCGCTTCGCCCAGCACATCCCCGGCCAGCCGGCGGTGAGCCTGCTGCCGACCATCGTGCAGGACTCGCTGGACGACCTGCCGATTCCCAAGCGTATGCGCTGGGCCGCCCGCCGCGACGAATTCGTGCGCCCGACCCAGTGGCTGGTGATGCTGTTCGGTGACGCCGTGGTCGACTGCGAGATCCTTGCGCAAAAAGCCGGTCGCGTCTCCCGCGGCCACCGCTTCCACGCCAACCGCGATGTGCGCATCAGCAGCCCGGCCAGCTACGCCGAAGACCTGCGCAGCGCCTACGTGCTGGCCGATTTCGCCGAGCGCCGCGAGATCATCAGCCGCCGCGTCGACGAACTGGCCGCCGCCGAGCAGGGCACGGCCATCGTGCCGCCGGCACTGCTGGATGAAGTCACCGCGCTGGTCGAATGGCCGGTGCCGCTGGTCTGCTCGTTCGAGGAGCGCTTCCTCGAGGTGCCGCAGGAAGCACTGATCAGCACCATGCAGGACAACCAGAAGTACTTCTGCCTGCTCGATGCGAACGGCAAGCTGCTGCCGCGCTTCATCACCGTGGCCAACGTCGAGTCCAAGGACCCGGCGCAGATCGTCTCCGGCAACGAGAAAGTCGTGCGTCCGCGCCTGACCGACGCCGAGTTCTTCTTCAAGCAGGACAAGAAGCAGAAGCTCGAAGGCTTCAACCAGCGCCTGGCCAACGTGGTATTCCAGGCCCAACTCGGTTCGGTATTCGACAAGGCGCAACGGGTATCGGCGCTCGCCGGTTTTATCGCCCGCGAAGTCGGTGGCGACGCCCAACGCGCCGCCCGTGCCGGCCTGCTGTCCAAGTGCGACCTAGCCACTGAGATGGTTGGCGAATTCCCCGAGATGCAGGGCATCGCCGGTTACTACTACGCGCTCAACGACGGTGAGCCGCAGGACGTCGCCCTGGCCCTGAACGAGCAGTACATGCCGCGCGGCGCCGGTGCCGAACTGCCAAGCACCCTGACCGGTGCGGCCGTGGCGGTGGCCGACAAGCTCGACACCCTGGTCGGCATCTTCGGTATCGGCATGCTGCCGACCGGCTCGAAGGATCCCTACGCCCTGCGCCGTGCCGCCCTCGGCGTGCTGCGCATCCTGATCGAGAAGGGCCTGGATCTGGATCTGGCCGCTGCAGTCGACTTCGCTGTCGCCCAGTACGCCGGCAAGGTCAAGACCGACGGCCTGGCCGCCCAGGTGCTGGAATTCATCTTCGACCGCCTGCGTGCGCGCTACGAAGACGAAGGCATCGAAGTCGCCGTGTACCAGGCCGTACGTGCGGTGAACCCGACCTCGCCGCTGGACTTCGACCAGCGTGTGCAGGCCGTTCAGGCCTTCCGCAAGCTGCCGCAGGCCGCTGCCCTGGCCGCCGCCAACAAGCGCGTGTCGAACCTGCTGAGCAAGGCCGAAGGCGGCGTCGCCGCCCAGGTCGAGGCGCACTACTTCGATAACCCCAGCGAATTCGCCCTGCACGCCGCCATCCAGCAGGCCGACCATGCGGTACAACCGCTGGCCGCTGCGCGTCAGTACAGTGAGGCCCTGGCCAAGCTGGCCAGCCTGCGCGAGCCGGTGGACGCCTTCTTCGAAGCGGTGCTGGTCAACGCCGAAGACCCGCGCGTGCGCGCCAACCGCTACGCCCTGCTGGCCCGTCTGCGCGGGCTGTTCCTCGGCGTGGCGGATATTTCGGTGCTGGGCTGA
- a CDS encoding CDP-alcohol phosphatidyltransferase family protein, with product MPSIYQLKPAFQNLLRPGVERLYARGVTANQVTLAAAVVSVLLGALLAIFSHIIWLFALIPLWMLLRMALNAVDGMLAREFGQQSKLGAYLNELCDVIADSALYLPFALLPGVSPLLVILVVVMAVISEYAGVLGPMVGASRRYDGPMGKSDRAFCFGVIGAGVATGLLPALWINLALALILALLLYTLYNRVRHGLAETA from the coding sequence ATGCCGTCGATCTACCAGCTCAAACCGGCCTTCCAGAATCTGCTGCGCCCCGGCGTTGAACGCCTTTACGCGCGCGGCGTCACCGCCAACCAGGTGACCCTGGCCGCGGCCGTGGTCTCCGTGCTGCTCGGCGCCCTGCTCGCAATCTTCAGCCACATCATCTGGCTATTCGCCCTGATCCCCCTGTGGATGCTGCTGCGCATGGCGCTCAATGCCGTCGACGGCATGCTCGCACGTGAGTTCGGCCAGCAATCGAAGCTCGGCGCCTACCTCAACGAACTCTGCGACGTGATCGCCGACAGTGCCCTGTATCTGCCCTTCGCCCTGTTGCCTGGCGTCTCGCCGCTGCTGGTGATCCTGGTGGTAGTGATGGCGGTGATCAGCGAATACGCCGGCGTGCTCGGCCCCATGGTCGGCGCCTCGCGACGCTATGACGGGCCGATGGGCAAGAGTGATCGCGCCTTCTGCTTCGGTGTGATCGGTGCAGGCGTCGCCACGGGCCTGCTGCCTGCCTTGTGGATCAACCTGGCGCTGGCGCTGATTCTCGCTCTACTGCTCTATACCCTCTACAACCGCGTTCGCCACGGGCTGGCCGAAACGGCCTGA